Proteins encoded by one window of Streptomyces sp. LX-29:
- a CDS encoding DUF2975 domain-containing protein codes for MNTRLTRTLASATFALAVLSGLAFIGTGVTHILDDGAVCAQTGFWKNASLADNLPVSTGVEASSSAARLCQDSPSTGQRAADLGSELPWLLFGSLALLLFSRLLKAVQEKGPFTEDVSQRLCVLGWFVAVGTPLTGLVAGWSQSWLVGSMAPMVSSGPTVSGPLVLVLAGLAAVIMGKIMREGVRMREDLEGTI; via the coding sequence ATGAACACGCGGCTCACGAGGACCCTGGCGTCAGCGACCTTTGCGCTGGCGGTGCTCAGCGGGCTCGCCTTCATCGGTACGGGGGTCACGCACATACTCGACGACGGGGCGGTCTGCGCACAGACGGGCTTCTGGAAAAATGCCTCACTGGCGGACAACCTGCCGGTCAGCACAGGCGTGGAGGCGTCCAGCAGCGCCGCGCGCCTCTGCCAGGACAGCCCCTCCACGGGGCAGCGTGCCGCCGACCTCGGCAGCGAACTGCCCTGGCTGCTGTTCGGCTCCCTCGCACTGCTGCTCTTCTCCCGCCTCCTCAAGGCCGTCCAGGAGAAGGGGCCGTTCACCGAGGACGTGTCGCAACGGCTCTGCGTCCTCGGGTGGTTCGTCGCCGTGGGCACGCCGCTGACCGGCCTCGTCGCCGGCTGGTCGCAGTCCTGGCTCGTCGGGAGCATGGCGCCGATGGTGAGTTCCGGGCCGACGGTCTCGGGGCCGCTGGTCCTCGTCCTCGCCGGCCTCGCCGCAGTGATCATGGGGAAGATCATGCGCGAGGGCGTGCGCATGCGAGAGGACCTCGAAGGGACCATCTGA
- a CDS encoding helix-turn-helix transcriptional regulator: protein MPEEELHGIRIHLDRILAERGMTLTELSAQVGITVVNLSVLKNGRAKAIRFSTLSKICDVLRCQPGDLITHDPTEPA from the coding sequence ATGCCCGAAGAGGAGCTCCACGGAATCCGGATCCACCTCGACCGGATCCTGGCCGAGCGCGGCATGACGCTCACCGAGCTGTCCGCGCAGGTGGGCATCACCGTCGTCAACCTGTCCGTGCTCAAGAACGGGCGAGCCAAGGCCATCCGCTTCTCGACCCTGTCGAAGATCTGCGATGTCCTGCGGTGCCAGCCAGGGGACCTGATCACCCACGACCCCACCGAGCCCGCCTAG